AGCCAAGAGCAATACTACAGCAAAGCCACCCCAAGCTAGCAGTCTACGAGTTCTGCGATAGGTGCAGGCTAGCACCTGTTCCATGAGTTGATTGCTAGACTGACAAGTCTCTACACAAGGCATAGCCCGCATCCCTTGCCGCAGCTTCAGTAAACGCTTATATAGACACTGAGTAACTGGATCGTGGGCTAATAACTCCTCCACTTGCCGCCGCTCTGCCGCGGTTACCTCACTATCTAAGTAAGCACTCAGTAGTTCAAATCGATCGCGCTTCAACATATCCAGGTTAGCCGCTGAGCAATCTAAGAAACTATGCTGACCTTGACGTAGCGATTGCCCAATAAGTTTCACAGCATCATCACACGGTACTAGGTTAGGAGTCATGATGTCATCGCAACGGAGGATTTATGTACCAATTAGATATACATTCAACAGTCAACTCTGTAGGCCAATCTTCCTAACGGAACAGGGTATCCAACATGCCGACGAGTTTATCACGTATCTATATTTAGTCAATAAACATTCTGGATAACTTCAACAAGCATCTCACAGACAGCCTAGATAGCTCAAAATGGGCGACTGGAGCTTGAGTCAGATCTATGCTCATCTCTGCACATGTTATGCACGAAACAGTAGATCACGTAAACTGCAAAGTGCATCAAGTCAAACATACTTAACGCACACTCAACCTACGTAAGTTCCTAGAGGTTCGATTCTGTGCAATTGCTATTGTACAGAAATCATCTGAATTATTCTAGACGTTGTCTCAACTATCCAAGTAGGATTGCAACTGGAATTGCAAGCGCTGCCGTGCTCTAGCAATGCGAGATTTGACAGTTCCTAGAGAAACTCCGGTGATTTCAGCAATTTCTTCATAGGCCATGCCTTCAATCTCTCGCAGTACGATCGTGGTACGGAAGGCAGGGGGAAGATCAGCGATCGCTAATCGGAGTTGATCATAAAACTCGCGAGTCGCCATGTCATCATCAGGGCTTGGCGTTGAGGATGGAATTTCCCAATCAATCTCACCGTCATCTAGAGTGCGTGGTGCATCTAGAGACAATGGCTCAGTCATGCGTTTACGCTTTCGCAATTCGTCATAGAACAGATTTGTGGCAATGCGACTGAGCCAGCCCTGAAACTTTCTTGGTTCTTGCAGGCGCTTAATGTTGCGATACACACGAATCCAAATTTCCTGTGCTAGATCCGCACGGTCTTGCCAGTCTGGAGCTAAGTGATACAAGAGCCGATCTACATGGTTCTGATAACGATTGATCAGCGCTGTAAAGGCTGCTCGATCGGGTCGTAACCCTGCCTGACAGCGAGCAACCAGTTCATGGCTGGCTAGTGCCTCAGGTGGCAGACTTGATGATGGTTTCTGAGGTTTG
Above is a genomic segment from Cyanobacteriota bacterium containing:
- a CDS encoding transcriptional regulator; protein product: MTPNLVPCDDAVKLIGQSLRQGQHSFLDCSAANLDMLKRDRFELLSAYLDSEVTAAERRQVEELLAHDPVTQCLYKRLLKLRQGMRAMPCVETCQSSNQLMEQVLACTYRRTRRLLAWGGFAVVLLLASVASLQLGNRKLIPQVAEAPATETKMVTRYLKVEPSPTVPDNALVIALNRPVLEIPVVNSTSSRLQLKSEPTTKPAAAHE
- a CDS encoding sigma-70 family RNA polymerase sigma factor encodes the protein MSYSLPLSWSTAEVTKPQKPSSSLPPEALASHELVARCQAGLRPDRAAFTALINRYQNHVDRLLYHLAPDWQDRADLAQEIWIRVYRNIKRLQEPRKFQGWLSRIATNLFYDELRKRKRMTEPLSLDAPRTLDDGEIDWEIPSSTPSPDDDMATREFYDQLRLAIADLPPAFRTTIVLREIEGMAYEEIAEITGVSLGTVKSRIARARQRLQFQLQSYLDS